In Rhodothermales bacterium, the genomic window GCGAACAACACGAACCTCTCTGGTATTGGAGCTCTGGTCTTGGAGCTCTTGCAGGCCCGAGAAAGGTTCGCTCTTCTCTTGCGCTTCAAGGCTGCCCTACCCAGGAGTCCGAAACGCGCTGGATTAAGAGGGTTGTATGCCCCCTTAGCTTTCCAATGATGATATGTCTCAGAGGCTACCCGCCGGGGGGCGGAGCGTAAGGCACGCAGAATACGAGACACGAGTCTGGACTGACGCCGTTGTCTCCGCATGTATTCCGGCTCAAAATCGAGCGCCCCCTGACTCCCTAGAATCCGACTCAAAAAGACCTCTAGTTCGTCGCTCAATCTAGAGAAGACATCCTCTGGCCCCCTTGACTGAGGCCGATATATGAGCCCCGAATTCATTTCCTGAAGAAAGAGCACAGGTATAGGCGTCCAGGTGTGGAACCGGTATACGGGGATCTCCAAGTAGCGACAAATCTCATACGCTAAGTATTGCGCGTGTGAATGCGGGGCTTCAGCCATAACCAGCGCCTCCGGGGACTGTGACCGGATCCAGGAAGAAAGGTTGATCGCGAGGACGTTGAACTGAACCTCACGGTCAAGACGGCCGAAGAGGCCGGTTTCGTCTAGTCGGTCCATCATCTTCAGACACCTGTCTTTGGCTCTCAGGTAGTGCGGCGAAGTCAGGAAACCCTGATCGGGGTCCGGGACCGGGCTGTTTGTCAACTCCATCGGGCGATGGACGACGTGCAGCATCCGAGCGACCGCGTCGCGGCCGAAGAATTCGCAGGCCGAGTGATAATGTCGGTCGTCGCCAATCCACACTACTGGACGCGCGATCCCGCGTTCGTACAGCGTTTTCGCCACCCGCAGCCAGTGCTCGGATCCCGTCATGAAAAAAGCGTAGCGCCTCAAGTCACAGTCCCCCGACCCGAAAGCGGAACTCTGGGTTCACACAGGTCCTAGTCAATTAACGTTATGAACTGATCAGCCATCGAAGCCGCGGAGAACGAGCCGCGGACGAACCGCCGCCCCGCATCGCCGATGCGCACTCTGTCGCGCCGTGACGCCCCGAGTATGTTACCAATTGCCGTCGCCAGAGCTTCTCGATCCCCGGAAGGAAAAGTGGATCCGAATCGATCGTCTGGCACGATAATGGAATTGTCGCCCACGTCCGAGCAAACAACAGGTGCCCCACATGACATTGCCTCCAAGAGTACGTTCGGAAATCCTTCCCAAAGAGAAGGAAGCACGACCACGTCCGCCGCGGAGTATAGGGTCGGCATGTCGCTCCTCGGTCCGAGAAACAAGAATTTCTCCTCTGCTCCCGCCCGTTTAATCACCGCCTTTAGAGACGTCACGATCGCATCGTCAAGCAGATTGCCCGCGAATCCCACCTTCCAAGCCCACCGCCCTGGTGGGAGTTCAAGACAGGCATCAACAAGCAATCGGTGATTCTTTTGTCGTTGAATCCGACCAGGGAGCAACACGAACAGTTCTGACTGCGCAATGCCGAGGTCGGCGCGCAATTGGTCAATCGCGCCTTGGTCCGCACGCTGAAAGTGCACTGAGTCCAAACCGTTTCTGATAAGCTTGACTCTTGACTCCGGAACGCCGCCTGAGACCAGTTGAGTTGCCGACTGCCGGGAGTTCACGACGACGTAGTCCGAGAGGCGCCAGAGCAGGCGCTCCAGACGCATTTCCGCCGACTCGGGGAAGTAGTTCGAGTTCCTCACCGACGTTATCACTATTGGCACTCTGGCTAGTCGTCCGACCAAACGCGCGTAAAAGCATGGGGTCGATAAGAACGCGATCACCGCCCTTGGTTGCAGCAAGCGAAACAGCTTAAACAGCCCAACCATATATCCCAGCCCCAGCTTACCTCTGCGACGGACGAACCTCAAGGCAACTCTTCGTGAGAGCGTTGCCGACAACTGGTCCCCCGGGGAGTAAGTCACTAAGGTGACCTCAAACCCGCGGTCGGCCAGCTCGTTGGCAAGCATCACAATTTGCCTCTGAGCGCCTCCGGCCAAGAGAGAATCGATGGCTAGCACCAATCGAGTAGGTATCGGTCGCCAATTTCGAAACATGCGGGACTGCAGTCAGCGAGTACTCGGCCTAGAGACCTGGTTAACCAGGTCGATGAGAGCGCGCGCCGCTGCTTCCAGACCAAAGAGAGACCGGGCCGTCTGGCGAGCGGCACATGACAGTCGAGCCCTTTGTTGGGGATTGTCAACCAGTGAGTCAATTGCGGCCGCAAGTGCTCTCGGGTTTCGCGCTTCGGCAATCAATCCGTTCTCACCATTCTGGATCACGTCTGGCACGTTCCCCACGGGGGTGACAACGACCGGCAGCCCAGAAGCCATGGCCTCGATCATCGAGTTCGGCAGCCCTTCAACCCAAGACGGCAGCACAAACACATCTGCCCACGCGTACTCATCGAGGAGTTCTTCGGCGCTCTTCCAGCCCGCCAGCACCACCTCTCCACCCAAGCCGAGTTTCTCGATCAATTTGGTAAGCTCTCTGCGAGCATCTCCATCACCAACCAACCGAGTGACTACGGGATAATCGGCCTCTCTCGTCGCCAACGCGTTAACGAGGTCAAATACTCCCTTCTCCCGCTTGAGCCACCCGACGAACAGCAGCCGCACAGGCCCTGTTTCCGAGGAGTTATATGCGATCGAGAGGTGCTTCGGCGTGGCAGACCAATTCCGTACGATGGGCGCATCTCCTTGCAGACGCCCGACACCGTGGACCATCAATCGCTGCCAGGATTCGCCCTGACAAAGCACCTTTGTTGGTATCTTCAACGCGACTCGAACCCAGAACGAAAGAGCCGCACGCTCGCGGTAGCGCCTCAGGATTCCACCGCCACGGGGAAATAGCAGCACGGGTCGTCGCAGCATACGTGCCATGAACGACATGAGGCTTTTCTCCGCAAGACTGGGACCGGAACCACAGAAAATCAGCACCGTGTCGGGTCGGTGCAGGAACAGTTTGACGATAAACTCGACGATTCGGCGCGACGCATCGAGTGCTCTACGAGTCACCCCGGGTGGAGGAACCGAGCGCTGCGTGCTGTCCAGGAGAACGAGCTCGAGATCCTTCTCGAGCGACGATTGCAAGAGCAAGCGGCAACTAGTGAGCACCCCTCCATGGACCCCCTCGGCGGATTCACCGGGGAAGGCACCCACAAACAAGAGCCTCAGGCGCCTACGGTTGTCCATATCTCGGACATGGCGGGTTTTGCCCGGAGTCCATCAGTCTCAGACTCCCCTGTTGGCCTTCGCTTGCACTAGCTCTAGGACCGCTGCAATGACTCGGTCTTGATTCCCTTCTGTCATGCTAGAACCGGACGGCAAGCATACACCAGCTCGAAATAGGGTCTCCGAAACAATTCCTCCAACCTTTGGAGCGTCCTTCAGGTAAGGCTGCAGGTGCATGGGTTTCCAAAGCGGCCGGGCCTCGATGTTGCGGTCCGCAAGAGCCGTGATTATTTCGGCACTCGTCGCGCCGCAGGCGTCGGAGTCTACAGTCATGCATGACAGCCATCGAGTTGAGCGCCCCCAAGTTGCCTCTGTTTGAAGGTCCAAGCCGGGGATGGTACTAAACGCGCTCTTGTAACGGTCGAACACGCGTTGCCTGGCCCGAACCCGGGAGTCAAGCACTGTGAGCTGACCTCGACCGATTCCCGCCAACACATTCGACAGCCTGTAATTGTAACCCAGCTCCTTGTGCTCATAATGCGGGGCGGGCTCGCGGGATTGAGTGGCGACCTTCTTAACGTGTCTGGCAAGGTGCTCGTCCTCCGTAACAAGCATTCCTCCTCCCGAAGTCGTAATAATCTTGTTGCCATTAAACGAATAGACCCCTGCAGACCCGAATACTCCTGGACTTCGGCCCTTGTATGTGGCGCCGAGGGCTTCAGCGGCATCCTCAATCAGAGCGACACCATATCGGTCGCAGAGTTGGCATATTGGATCCAAGTCTGCTGCCTGGCCATAGAGGTGGACAGCGACAAGCGCCTTCGGGAGCCGTCCTCGTCGCGCCCTCATCCTAAGTGCATCCTCGACCAAGTTCGGATCGAGGTTCCACGACTCGTATTCGCTGTCGATCAGCACGGGCACGCCGCGCTCGTACAGAATCGGATTCACGCTGGCACAGAATGTCAACGTCGAGACCAATACCTCATCCCCGACGCCGACTCCAACTTCCCGCAATGCTAAGTGCAGTGCAGCGGTACCAGACGAAAGTGCCACCGCGAAAGTCGCACCGACTCGATCGGCGAACTCATTTTCAAATGCGTCAACGTGCGGTCCGACAGGTGCGATCCAGTTCGTCTCGAACGCCTCGAGGACGTGACTCAGTTCCCTCTGCCCCATGTGTGGCGGAGAGAGTAAAATCCTCTCAGGCATATAAAGCGCGGTTCATTGCGTTCGAACGGAAGTATTCAGCTAAATGGAGAAGATTCAGCCCACAGGGCCGCCACCCAGAATGGCGCGCCAGTGCTCGAGACCCACTTCGACGTCGACAGCACTCGCCTGACAAATTTCGAAGGCATCAGTGTAAGCGCTATCCAAAAGAGGTCTCCTGCGAATGTAATGCTTTCGGCGTACAGACGGGCTAGGCGGACCTTCTCTGGGAAGATCACAGAGTCGTTATACCCTATCGGGTCGGCTTGTTGAGAAAGCAGAAGTTCCTCGTTCCTGAATACCACAGCACCGGGACCCGTAATCCCCGGGCGCAGCTGGGTCAGTCGGTCCGAGTCAGGCAGTTCATCCCAGTATCCCGGAACGTCTGGGCGATGGCCAACGAGGGACATGGACCCGTTCAAGACATTGAGCAACTGAGGGAGCTCGTCAAGCTTCGAACGACGCAGGAGGCGTCCCCAAGGAGTAATCCGCGAGTCGGCCCGTGTTGTAATTGTCACCGTCGAGACAGGGTCGACTCTCATGGTGCGGAGCTTTATCACCCAGAATCTAGATTTGCACTTTCCGACCCGCTCTTGCCGGAACAGCACAGGCCGCCCCTGAACTCCAAGCGATATCGCGGCGACAACAACTAAAATTGGCACCAGTACCACTAGTGCTGCCAGGGAGGATGCTAGGTCGAAAAGCCGTTTTCCGCGCCGCTGATAAAAAGAGGTGGGGGCGCTTTTCACGCGGGGTCGACCACTGGCGTACTTCGGGGAGCGGACACGGGAGCTCTTCGACAACCCGGAGTTCGCCGTCTAGACAATGGACTTGATGTGCCTGACATCTTCAGATGACAACTCTGACTTCCACCGTCCAACACTGCTAGTGGAGACAGTTGTCGCGATTTCTTCAAGTCGACGCTGTGACACCGACTCGCCCAAGAACTCCGTTATGATACCCAGCCATCGCACCGGGTCGACCACGAAGTCCTCGTACTGAACAGTGACACTTCTTCCGGAATCTAGCAAAGCAAGGTCTCGCCTCGCTGCCTGAACGCAGGCCCTCCACTGGAGCGCACAAACGGCGGCCAATGGTTGTTCTTCCAGCGCTAGGTCCATTCCCGGGAATCTCGGGCCCCATGAACTAAGCCGAGACTTGCCGCCAAAGACCTTGCTACATCTGTTCATGAGGTATCTGGATCCGTAGTACGGAACATCGGCCGCCGGGACAAACCGAGCCTTTCTCGCTAGGTATCTCCAGTCGACCGGAGCACTCCAGCGCTTGAGCGCAGAGTTCACCACATCCATACCATTGCGTTCGATGCAGACGAACCTAGCGTTAGGAAGTACCTCATCGACAAAAGGAACTCTCAGGCTGTTCGCGCACGTTTTTTCGACCACTGCGAACCAATTGGCTTGCTGTCGCAATTGCTCAAACCGTCCAACTATGTACTTCTTTACTTCCGGCCGAGCGTGATGTCTGCGGAGTTCATCGGTCGGGTGCGATGCATTTCCATGGCGCCAAATGTAGTTGATTTCATCGCAGGGCCAAGTGCCTACATTTGATGCGGCTCGCGTGACAGCATCCCGAAGCATGTTCGTACCTGACCTGCCAGCCCCGATAATGACGACAGGGTTTGGGGTCGTTCGTTGCCGCTTGGTCATGCGTGTGCCATTTCCAGGAGTGCGTGTTCTATCGATTTTGCTTGATGGTCTAGCGTGTAGTGATCCAGGTACGCCTTACGAGCCCGGCTTCCAAACAAACCACGCTCCCGGGGGCTTAGGCTCGCAAATCGTTGAATTTCCGCGGCCATGGATACGGAGTCTTCCGGCGGGCACGAAAATCCGCATTCGTGACTCAGAACGACCTGCGCCGCGGCACCTTGAAACGCGCAGACGCTTGGTTTACCGCACGCCATGTAGGCTATGACTTTCGACGGCATCTGCAAGCGAAAAATCGGACGATCTATTAGATGTACAACCATAAGGTCTGCGAGTGCGATGAAGTGGCGAATTTGGTCCATAGGTTGCCGGTCGATGAAGACGACGTTGTCCAATCCAGCTTCCGATGCAAGCCCCACCAGCCTCTCGCGTTCGGTCCCGTCACCGACAAGAACGAACTGAACGTTGGCGTTGCCCCGAAGTACAGCCCCCGCCCTTAGAACGGTGTCGAGGCCTTGGGCGGAACCCATATTGCCAGCATACATCGCAACGAATTTGTCATGTTCGATCCCGTGCTTTCTAGCAAGCTGAAGGTCGGGTTGCTCCGGACGAAACAGCCCCTCGTCCGCCCATTCTATAACAACTCTAGTTTTGTCTCGGGGAATTCCGCCTTTGAGTGTCAACGATTCAAACCCGGGAGAGTCCAGACAAACCAAATCCGCCGCTCGAAGGAGTGTCTTCTCACCAGCTGCCACCCAATCGCACAGTAGGTTATCAAACCCGAGAGCACGCAAGTTCTCTGCCCAGATGTCGGTTATCCAGAACGCGAGAGGCGCGTTAGTCAAAAAGCGGATGAGGAATGCCGGCAAACCAAGCGTTGTCGGCGCCAGATAACAGAAGAGGGCGTCGGGACGGAAGCGCAAGGCGAAAAACGTTCCGAGAAACGTAACCGACATGGCAAAGGAGAGATAATTTGCCAAGCGACCAACGGGGGAATGACCGTGGTAGGGAAACAAGGGAAGGCGTACGATCTCCGCGCCCAAATGCGACTCCTTTGAGACAGGGCGAAGTCGATACCCGGGGTAAAACCTCCCTCTTGGATGATTCGGGATTCCGGTGATAACCATCACCTCGTGTCCCGATGATGCGAGCTTCCCGGCGAGTGCGGCGATATTGTTGGGGGCTGTCCGCTGCTCAGGCCAAAAAAACTGGGAAACGATCAGGATTTTCATAAGTGGCCTGTTTGGCTCGAGCAATGCGCATCATTCTGAGCCTACCATTGACCAGCCCGCAGACTAGTCGTCGCTTCTCATTTTTCGAGAAGGTCCCAAGTCAACGCGGTGCCACGGGACGCATCCTTTGCCAGAGGCAGGCCTGAGATAACTCTAAGGTACTTTGGTGCAAGGCCGTGACCGGGCCTTACGATCCTCACGTTGTGTGGCCCAAGGGTCTCACCGCTTTTTACATCCTGAGACAAGTATAGCGAACGGCGGAAGACACGACTACCCTGCTCGGACTCAGTTGGGCCGTATGTCGGAGATCCCAAGGATCGCCAGGCCCGAGCAGTCTCAAGAACGAGAGCCTGCAATTCCCTGGGCTCCAGTGAAAAGGCTGAGTCTACTCCACCATCCGACCTTTTTAGAGTGAAGTGCTTCTCGATGACAGTCGCACCATGTGCCACCGCGGCAACCGGTACTCCGATGCCAGGTGTGTGATCAGAAAGCCCAACCTGACAGTCGAACATATCTGCGAGGTGGGGAATGGTAGTTACGTTACTATTCGACGCATCTGCGGGGTAGGCGCTCGTACATTTCAACAATATCAGATCTTTGCAGCCGGCTGCCCGAAGAGCTCTGACGGATTCGTCCAGTTCAGCGAGCGTAGCCATGCCCGTTGACATTATCACCGGCTTCCCCGTCGACGCTACAGCCTCCAAGAGCGGCAAGTGATTGCTCTCAAATGAAGCTATCTTGTAGGCAGGAGAGCCGAGATCCTCAAGGAAATTTACGGCAGCAAGATCGAACGGTGTGCTAAAACACAGCATCCCGAGCTCTGCGCTTCTAGCGAATATTTGGGGATGCCAATCCCAGGGCGTTTGTGCCTCCTGGTACAGCTCATAGAGGCTCCTTCCTTGCCAAGGATTATCCGCATCATCCAAAAAAAAGTCGCCGTCAGCCACATCTAGAGTAAGACTGTCTGGGGTGTAGGTCTGCAACTTCAGAGCGTGCGCCCCAGCTACCGCGGCTGCCTCGACGAGCAGTAAGGCACGCTCCAAGGAACCGTTGTGATTACCCGACATCTCGGCTATGATCAACGGCTCTTCTGTCGGCCCTACGCGGCGGCCTCCAATACGGATTGCGCTCGCCTTACCCATCCACACTACCCTCCTTCCTAATTTCGAGAATGTATTTGTGACCGTTCAGGTAAAAGAAAGCCGGGTATCGTTCGTTGTCGACGATGCGCAGCAAATTGAACTGTTCTGCCAGGGACTTTCTTGGATCTAACTGACTGTCAACCGGCCGTCGCCTTCCATAGAAGGTCGGCTCTCCCGTTTGTGCCTGCCCCGCTGCCACCAAGCTGGCATGGTTTTCGAGAAACTCCTGACAAAGTCGGCAAACCGTTGAGCCCAACAGCTCTCGGAGTTCCGGGAGGAGTTCATGACCTTCCAACTGGATGGCATCCTGCAGGTAAATTCTGCCGCTATCTAGTTCTTCCTCTGCTTCAAATAGTGTCACCGGTATAGTGTTGACGCCTTCTAGCACCTGCCAAGTCATTGGGGACATGCCTCGCCCTTGCGGTAGTGCGCTTGCGTGGACAACCAAATTGTGCTTGTGCTTGGCAAGGGTAGGCCCGTCGATGATCTCCAGGCAGCTGAGGACGAAGCAAAAGTCTCCGTCCTCGATCTGGGATGCCTTGTGTAGCCATCGGACTTCGTTGTCAGATTGCCACGAGCGGACCAAGGACGGAATCCACTTGTTCATCCAAGTGGAGGGACTCGAGACGATCGTGATTCGCGCCATCTAGGAGACCTTTGACTGGATAAAGCTTAGCATTTCCCGAGCAACCCGCGCGGTTCCTTGGCCGTCTACAAGGCTCGCTCCGGCTCTCACGGCGCCTGCCTCCAATACTGGCCCCGAGAGCGCATCGGCCAGAGCCGCCCGAATTTTCGAGTCTTGAACCGATTTGGACGCACCGAGATATTTGATGTATCCGTCCCGAGCAAGGTGCTGACAAAACCTGACCTGATTGTCCGCAACGCTTATTACCAAGGAAGGTAGGCTCACGCATAACCGCTCCCAGGTTGTGGAACCGCCTGCGCCTATGGCAAAGTCTGCTCGAGCCATGAGTTCTGCCATCTTTGGAGTCTGTACAAAAAGCGCCAGGCGGGCAGACTGAATCACCAACTCCTCTACGAGGGGGATGTGAGGGTTGTTCTGACCTACGACCACGTCGATCTCTAAACTGCTAAACATCGGCTTCGACAGAATTCTTAGGCAGCGGGACGTGAGGTTCTCGACGTCAGATCCTCCAAACGACACTAGGAGCCGGCTTCTCCCACGACGTTTCTCGTTTGCGTTGCCTCTGTGTCGACGAAACTCGGGCCTGAGAAGTGCATAGGCGGGCCCAACCAAGAGATCGCACCGGGACGGCGTAAGCCGCTTGTAAGGGTGCCGTCCTTTCGACCAGTAGTTCTGATCCAAGAGCAGATCACAGCCATAACTGCGGTCTGCGAGGTCGTCAATCGTCATCACCGGGAAGTGTCGAGCAACGGCAGTCTCCCATTCATGCGCGACACCGTAGTGGTCAACTAGCACTAGGTTCGGTCCCGTCTCGCGCGCAACCGCAACTGTGTCAACGGCATCCTCAACCTGGGAGGCTCCAAGCCAATTGCTGTAGGCCGCCCTAGGCGTGGATGGCTCCCGCCTCAACTCGCCTCGGGCCGGAGGCAACCGATCCAGGGCAAACCCCGCCTTCTCTACGAGGTGTCCTAGGTGTCCTGGATGAAGGCGAGAAACGAATCGAACAACGACGTCCAATTCGCGCAGTCCCTCAGCGAGGGCCAAACAGCGCTGGATGTGCCCAGAACCGATGACGGAAGAGGAATCTACCCTGATAAGGACCTGTTTCGACCCCAAGACCTTTCGCTTCTGTGGCGGATGCTAGCGTCGTTCGGATGCGTCCGAACATAGCCACGAGCGCGATGATGTGCCGCAACCAAGGTCACGCCGCGAGGTGTCTCAGTCTGCGACCGGCCTCGCGTTCGCGACCCACCAGATCTTCCGGAATTGAATCCGACATCCGCGGCGAAATTCCAGCCGCTACCCGGGAAATAGGTACCGATCCATATAAAGAAACAGCAGCGTACTAGCCGTGCTAATCCACAACAGGAAAAACACAACCAGCATCGCCAGTTTCATCGCCTCACCCTTCGGTGTCCTCACCGAACGAGGCATCGACTGCGCTACCGGAACGGCTCGCGCAAACCCATCACCGCTCACCTGCGGCATCTGACCAAGATTCGGACTCACGACAGGCTCCGCCAAAAACGCATCGCTTCGGGAGCCTTGCCCATCTCCGGAGGGCGCAACAGGCCAAAGAACCTGGCTGGGGGCGCCGTCGGACGTCATCTGTGAAAACTGCACCGGGGCATGATCTCTCCGAGCGGTTGGTATCGTTCCTCGCATGGGCGTGGGGTGCGGGGGGCGGGCCGGTGCAACAGTGACTTACAGAAAGAGGGTACGCGGCAAAGCAGAGAATTCGTGTAGACACCGAAGCGGTTTTTCGTTTTTGTCGATGGGCTCCCGGCCGATACACGAAGGGCACAGCTACCCCATGCCCTCATGCGCACTCTCCTGGCCCTTTTCGCCGCTGTTCTCCTCGCCTCGCCTGTCCAGGCCCAACTCGAAGACTGGGAATTCTCCCGTCGCAACACGGCCGCGTACTACAACTATGCTGAGCAGGGTGATGTCACCGTGCACGCCTCAGTTTGGGGCGCCGTGCGCTACCCGGGCCTCTACGAGGTTCCTGTCGGCACGGCAATGTCCGAGCTTCTTTCGATCGCCGGCGGCCCCAGTGTCGGAGAGCGTGTTCGACGCGCCAAACGCACGGTGACCATCAAGCTCTACCGGGACTCCGGCGCCGGCCGCCAGGTCATCTACGAGCAGAAGGCCAAGAACACGGTGGATGCCGGAGGCCGCGACATTCAGATCATGGAGGGCGATGTGCTCGCGATTGAATCTGTGGTCAAGCAGGGGCTGTCCTGGCGCGACATGTTCAGCGTGATCGCCGCCTTTGCCAGCGTCGCCCTGGCCATCGAGCGCATCACCGGATCATAGTCAGCCGCAGCCTGACCCCTGATTCTCCCGTCCATCGCGTATCTTGGAGGACGAGGTCGATTCCTCTATCCTTTGTAGATCATTGAGAAGCACCAGGGGCGCCCCAGGATTATTGTCGGCGGCTTTGGGACCTGGATGGACTTTAGGCGACTTGCTGACTGGTTTCTGGGCGTCCGCAACCGGCATGTGCTGGTAGCGGACATCGAATTTTCCCTCCTCGCGGCTGCGGCTGCCCTGCTGGTCAGAACCGAGTCCTGGAGCTCGCTTGCGCAGTTTTGGGACTCGCTGTTGGTCGTTGCTATTTGCTTCACGACCATCAGGGTGGCGGTCTTCTTCCGCTTTAAGCTGTATCACCGGCTCTGGCGGTATGCGTCTATTGATGAGCTTGCACGGCTGGGACTGGGAGCATTTGTTGCGCTGGTTCTCCAGCTTGTGGTGTTCTTCTTGATCTTGCGGCCTTTGGGCTTCGTCGAAGCCGGATTCCCACGATCGGTACCGTTCATTGAGGCCCTGATCGCCCTGCCGCTGGTTTCCCTTCCTCGCTTGGGTCCCCGCATGGCGCAGCGCATCGACGAGCGAATGAACCGCGGCGGTCGGGCCAAGCGGGTTGTTGTGGCCGGAGCGGGAGAGGCAGGGGTCATGATTGTCCGCGAGATGCAGTCCAACCCTGGCCTGGGGCTAGCTCCAGTCGCATTCGTCGACGACTCTCCCGGCAAGCAGGGTCTTCGCATCCGCGGAATTGAAGTGCTGGGCACTACCTGCGAGCTAGGTGAGGTAGCTAAGCAAAACGGCGCTCAAACCATCGTCGTCGCCATGCCAACGGCAACCGGCAAGGTTATCCGCCACATCTCCAGCACAGCAGCCGAGGCGGGCCTTGAGGTCAATGTCGTACCCGGCATTTTCGAGTTGCTGGATGGCTCAGTCCGGGTCAATCAGCTTCGCCCAATTCAGGTGGAGGACTTGTTGAGGCGCGCGCCGGTTTCCCACCATCCCGACCGCATCCGAGGACTGATCGGCGGGCGCCGTGTCCTGGTGACCGGGGCAGGAGGATCGATCGGCTCCGAGCTTGTGCGCCAAATTGCACGGTTCGAACCATCCGAACTCGTCCTCGTCGGCCACGGCGAAAACTCAATCTTCGGTATCGAGCAGGAGATCCTCACTGGCACTACCACCGAAACTCGGATCAAGCCGGTGATCGCCAACGTGCGTGACTCTGCCAGACTGGACCGGTTGTTCTACCGCCATCGGCCCGAAGTGGTGTTCCATGCTGCGGCGCACAAGCACGTCCCTCTCATGGAGGGCAACCCGGAAGAGGCCGTCACCAACAACATACTGGGCACCAGAAACCTGCTGGATGCGGCCACCAAATATGGCGTGCACGCTTTCGT contains:
- a CDS encoding SLBB domain-containing protein yields the protein MRTLLALFAAVLLASPVQAQLEDWEFSRRNTAAYYNYAEQGDVTVHASVWGAVRYPGLYEVPVGTAMSELLSIAGGPSVGERVRRAKRTVTIKLYRDSGAGRQVIYEQKAKNTVDAGGRDIQIMEGDVLAIESVVKQGLSWRDMFSVIAAFASVALAIERITGS
- a CDS encoding polysaccharide biosynthesis protein; the protein is MDFRRLADWFLGVRNRHVLVADIEFSLLAAAAALLVRTESWSSLAQFWDSLLVVAICFTTIRVAVFFRFKLYHRLWRYASIDELARLGLGAFVALVLQLVVFFLILRPLGFVEAGFPRSVPFIEALIALPLVSLPRLGPRMAQRIDERMNRGGRAKRVVVAGAGEAGVMIVREMQSNPGLGLAPVAFVDDSPGKQGLRIRGIEVLGTTCELGEVAKQNGAQTIVVAMPTATGKVIRHISSTAAEAGLEVNVVPGIFELLDGSVRVNQLRPIQVEDLLRRAPVSHHPDRIRGLIGGRRVLVTGAGGSIGSELVRQIARFEPSELVLVGHGENSIFGIEQEILTGTTTETRIKPVIANVRDSARLDRLFYRHRPEVVFHAAAHKHVPLMEGNPEEAVTNNILGTRNLLDAATKYGVHAFVMISTDKAVNPGNVMGSTKRIAEMLVYRTAERTGKPYMAVRFGNVLGSRGSVLQTFRNQVAKGGPLTVTHPDMKRYFMTIPEAVALVLEASTLGRGGEVFVLDMGEPVKISDLAKDVIRLSGLKEGDDIDIVYTGLRPGEKMFEELFMDGEDYVRTEHRSIFVCASAKDAAEPAGGDGAGGADQAFMFDELVDGLIEAAQAGRDTDIREKLALLVPTFGTVGMDSVPVIDAGATG